A region from the Lolium perenne isolate Kyuss_39 chromosome 4, Kyuss_2.0, whole genome shotgun sequence genome encodes:
- the LOC127297145 gene encoding transcription factor BHLH3 isoform X1 yields the protein MDKFDEESFLDELMSLRRPKQAPEPWQATYPGSSTMMSDLIFYGGDQGASEPRRDMDIGPFLEPMAPPRPQDEFSFDYLSEVCDPYRSFVPGVVDAAGQALAHPFNDALPDDDMQLFHAGGSSSSPMTFIFQGGDIGEMNGIIRGAPGVYPRSKLNGGAPSKNLMAERRRRKRLNDRLSMLRSIVPKISKMDRTSILGDTIDYVKDLKEQIKTLKGEIGTTPGELNLLNPAKNFSSGINEEMMPMRNPIKFDVEKRPGGGMRIEICCAANPGALLSTVSALEVLGLEIEQCVMSCFSDFGMQASCSQEEGKRQVIRTDEIKQALYRSAGYGGRCI from the exons GCCGGAGCCGTGGCAGGCGACGTACCCAGGCAGTAGCACGATGATGAGCGACCTCATCTTCTACGGCGGCGACCAGGGCGCCTCCGAGCCGAGGAGAGACATGGACATCGGGCCGTTTCTAGAGCCCATGGCGCCTCCGCGCCCGCAAGATGAGTTCAGCTTCGACTACTTGAGCGAAGTATGCGACCCATACAGGAGCTTCGTCCCTGGGGTTGTCGACGCGGCCGGCCAGGCGCTCGCTCATCCCTTCAACGacgccttgccggatgacgacatGCAGCTGTTTCATGCTGGTGGGTCCTCGTCGTCCCCCATGACGTTCATCTTCCAAGGAGGGGACATTGGGGAGATGAACGGCATCATCAGAGGCGCTCCCGGTGTCTACCCTAGGAGCAAGCTCAACGGCGGCGCTCCCTCGAAGAACCTCATGGCTgagaggcggcggcggaagcggctcAACGACCGTCTGTCCATGCTCCGCTCCATCGTGCCCAAGATTAGCAAG ATGGACAGGACTTCGATCCTTGGGGACACCATAGACTACGTGAAGGACCTCAAGGAGCAAATCAAAACCCTCAAGGGGGAGATCGGCACCACGCCGGGGGAACTGAACCTGCTGAACCCAGCGAAAAATTTCTCCAGTGGTATCAACGAGGAAATGATGCCAATGAGGAATCCCATTAAG TTTGATGTCGAGAAGCGACCCGGCGGCGGCATGAGGATCGAGATCTGCTGCGCGGCGAACCCCGGGGCGCTGCTCTCGACGGTGAGCGCGCTGGAGGTGCTGGGGCTAGAGATCGAGCAGTGCGTCATGAGCTGCTTCAGTGACTTCGGCATGCAGGCTTCCTGCTCACAA GAGGAAGGGAAGAGGCAAGTAATAAGGACCGACGAGATCAAGCAGGCATTGTACAGGAGTGCCGGCTATGGAGGTAGATGTATCTAA
- the LOC127297145 gene encoding transcription factor BHLH3 isoform X2: MDKFDEESFLDELMSLRRPKQAPEPWQATYPGSSTMMSDLIFYGGDQGASEPRRDMDIGPFLEPMAPPRPQDEFSFDYLSEVCDPYRSFVPGVVDAAGQALAHPFNDALPDDDMQLFHAGGSSSSPMTFIFQGGDIGEMNGIIRGAPGVYPRSKLNGGAPSKNLMAERRRRKRLNDRLSMLRSIVPKISKMDRTSILGDTIDYVKDLKEQIKTLKGEIGTTPGELNLLNPAKNFSSGINEEMMPMRNPIKFDVEKRPGGGMRIEICCAANPGALLSTVSALEVLGLEIEQCVMSCFSDFGMQASCSQEEGKRQVIRTDEIKQALYRSAGYGGRCI; encoded by the exons GCCGGAGCCGTGGCAGGCGACGTACCCAGGCAGTAGCACGATGATGAGCGACCTCATCTTCTACGGCGGCGACCAGGGCGCCTCCGAGCCGAGGAGAGACATGGACATCGGGCCGTTTCTAGAGCCCATGGCGCCTCCGCGCCCGCAAGATGAGTTCAGCTTCGACTACTTGAGCGAAGTATGCGACCCATACAGGAGCTTCGTCCCTGGGGTTGTCGACGCGGCCGGCCAGGCGCTCGCTCATCCCTTCAACGacgccttgccggatgacgacatGCAGCTGTTTCATGCTGGTGGGTCCTCGTCGTCCCCCATGACGTTCATCTTCCAAGGAGGGGACATTGGGGAGATGAACGGCATCATCAGAGGCGCTCCCGGTGTCTACCCTAGGAGCAAGCTCAACGGCGGCGCTCCCTCGAAGAACCTCATGGCTgagaggcggcggcggaagcggctcAACGACCGTCTGTCCATGCTCCGCTCCATCGTGCCCAAGATTAGCAAG ATGGACAGGACTTCGATCCTTGGGGACACCATAGACTACGTGAAGGACCTCAAGGAGCAAATCAAAACCCTCAAGGGGGAGATCGGCACCACGCCGGGGGAACTGAACCTGCTGAACCCAGCGAAAAATTTCTCCAGTGGTATCAACGAGGAAATGATGCCAATGAGGAATCCCATTAAG TTTGATGTCGAGAAGCGACCCGGCGGCGGCATGAGGATCGAGATCTGCTGCGCGGCGAACCCCGGGGCGCTGCTCTCGACGGTGAGCGCGCTGGAGGTGCTGGGGCTAGAGATCGAGCAGTGCGTCATGAGCTGCTTCAGTGACTTCGGCATGCAGGCTTCCTGCTCACAA GAGGAAGGGAAGAGGCAAGTAATAAGGACCGACGAGATCAAGCAGGCATTGTACAGGAGTGCCGGCTATGGAG GTAGATGTATCTAA